A genomic window from Vigna radiata var. radiata cultivar VC1973A chromosome 2, Vradiata_ver6, whole genome shotgun sequence includes:
- the LOC106755973 gene encoding uncharacterized protein LOC106755973, with amino-acid sequence MSSITKAPPSSNDALSSEESGWTTYFDDFFNNHVDNKCSMPLSALSSSSLVSDAASLVQKKVASAIQVQDFSVNKKSKRTSFKKRKDAITAFIDDALEDTATSSLNSTKEKGNISGQQNEQNEKSSKGRNSDCTESKKIGLCLICSFVNGRELSMLITL; translated from the exons ATGAGTTCCATAACCAAAGCACCTCCTTCCTCCAACGATGCTCTTTCCTCCGAGGAGAGTGGTTGGACAACATACTTTGACGATTTCTTCAACAACCATGTCGACAACAAATGTTCCATGCCTTTGTcagctctttcttcttcctcccttgTCTCTGATGCAGCTTCTTTGGTCCAGAAAAAGGTCGCCAGTGCCATACAAGTTCAAGACTTTTCAGTCaataaaaaatccaaaagaaCAAGTTTCAAGAAGAGAAAAGATGCCATAACGGCTTTCATTGATGACGCTTTGGAAGATACTGCAACTTCCTCTCTCAATAGTACCAAG GAGAAAGGTAATATCTCAGGGCAACAAAATGAGCAAAATGAAAAGAGCTCCAAAGGGAGGAACAGTGATTGCACAGAGTCAAAGAAGATAGGTCTTTGCTTAATTTGTTCCTTTGTCAATGGTAGAGAACTTTCTATGTTAATTACTTTGTAG